A portion of the Atribacterota bacterium genome contains these proteins:
- a CDS encoding diguanylate cyclase: KIVFEGFKMAEERKGNDKKFDLNEKQIVSALMDYCTDSIYFKDLQSRFISANKALLKKLGINNVSELVGKTDYDLFTEEHAKEAYDIEQKIIKTGIPVVDIEEKETWHEKGIRWVLTTKMPFYDKEGNIIGIFGISRDITDRKKVEKELEKQISFMNALMEGVTDSIYFKDLQSRFLLANNGLARKLGVKDPEELIGKTDFDFFTREHAEPAYIDEQNIIKTGKPVVNIEEKETWHGRENEWVLTTKMPFYDKEGNIVGTFGISRDITDRKKSEEKIHYLYYHDRLTGLYNRAFFDESLNRLDTDRQLPLTIVMGDIDKLKLINDTFGHLEGDILLKTIADIFKKCFRKEDIVSRWGGDEFIAILPNTGKEEALSIIKRIKSACKKKSINGVPISISLGISTKESTSGNILDVLKEAEDKMYKKKTKCRTSIISLYANFHKNKK, encoded by the coding sequence GTAAAATAGTTTTCGAAGGATTCAAAATGGCCGAAGAAAGAAAAGGAAACGATAAAAAATTTGACTTAAACGAGAAACAAATAGTAAGTGCACTTATGGATTATTGTACAGATAGTATATATTTTAAGGATCTCCAGAGTAGATTTATATCAGCAAACAAGGCATTGCTTAAGAAGCTTGGCATAAACAATGTAAGCGAGTTGGTTGGAAAGACAGATTATGATTTGTTTACTGAGGAACATGCCAAAGAGGCGTATGATATTGAACAGAAAATAATTAAAACAGGCATCCCGGTAGTTGATATTGAGGAAAAAGAGACCTGGCACGAGAAAGGTATTAGATGGGTTTTAACAACCAAAATGCCTTTTTATGATAAAGAAGGCAATATTATTGGAATTTTTGGAATCTCCAGGGATATAACTGATAGAAAGAAGGTAGAGAAAGAATTAGAAAAGCAAATATCTTTCATGAATGCTCTCATGGAAGGGGTAACTGACTCAATATATTTTAAAGACCTTCAAAGCAGATTTTTGCTGGCCAATAATGGATTAGCAAGAAAACTTGGTGTAAAAGACCCAGAAGAGTTAATTGGAAAAACAGACTTTGATTTTTTTACCAGAGAACATGCTGAACCAGCATATATTGATGAACAAAACATAATTAAGACTGGAAAGCCCGTTGTAAATATCGAAGAAAAGGAAACCTGGCATGGTAGAGAGAATGAATGGGTTTTGACCACGAAAATGCCTTTTTATGATAAGGAAGGTAATATTGTGGGAACCTTTGGGATTTCCAGAGATATCACTGACCGAAAAAAATCAGAAGAAAAGATACATTACTTATATTATCATGATCGGCTTACAGGACTTTATAATAGAGCCTTTTTTGATGAGAGTTTAAATAGATTAGATACAGATAGACAGCTTCCCCTTACTATAGTAATGGGTGATATAGATAAACTTAAATTAATTAATGATACATTTGGACATTTAGAAGGAGATATTCTCCTTAAAACTATTGCAGATATATTTAAAAAATGTTTTAGAAAGGAAGATATTGTTTCCAGATGGGGAGGGGATGAATTTATTGCCATACTGCCTAATACCGGTAAAGAGGAAGCGTTAAGTATTATCAAGAGAATAAAATCTGCATGTAAGAAAAAAAGTATAAATGGAGTGCCTATCAGTATCTCTCTTGGAATTTCTACAAAGGAATCCACATCCGGGAATATCCTTGATGTATTAAAAGAAGCAGAAGATAAAATGTATAAGAAAAAAACAAAATGCAGAACATCAATAATATCTTTATATGCTAATTTTCATAAAAATAAAAAATAA
- a CDS encoding extracellular solute-binding protein has product MRKNISIKVLTVLILVGSLCFSLSALAQNEPVTISWWHIQTETEHRELWQDLADEYMAENPNVNIEITVMENENFKAKMTTVMQSGEVPDLFQSWGGGTMNDQAEAGLLKDITEYLDKDGWRETFSEGALGVYAYKGRNYGVPRDMGMVGFWYNKELFARAGIDSPPETWSELFDTIQKLKDADIIPIALGEGDKWTGAFYWEYLAARIGGEEAFVKAATREGSFTDPAFIEAGEKLLELVDAEPFQFGFLGATWADEATLMGNSEAAMDLMGQWAPGSFKENSIDGLGLGDKVGWFKFPMVEGGAGHADDALGGGNGFVVGKDAPEEAIDFLRFISSVESQIEQAKIGLSVPVVKGAEAGLTDPTLKLVQQGAADAKYFQLYYDQYLPPATGSVVNDAVQGLFAGTMTPEETAQMVEDSADREIK; this is encoded by the coding sequence ATGAGAAAAAATATTTCTATTAAGGTTTTAACTGTGCTGATACTGGTTGGCAGTCTATGTTTTTCTTTATCTGCTTTAGCGCAAAATGAACCTGTGACTATAAGCTGGTGGCATATTCAGACTGAAACAGAACACAGGGAATTATGGCAAGATCTGGCAGATGAATATATGGCTGAAAACCCTAATGTAAATATTGAAATTACAGTCATGGAAAACGAGAATTTCAAAGCTAAGATGACCACAGTTATGCAATCAGGAGAGGTACCTGATCTTTTCCAAAGCTGGGGTGGGGGTACTATGAATGATCAGGCCGAAGCCGGTTTGCTCAAGGATATTACTGAATATCTGGATAAAGACGGCTGGCGTGAAACATTTTCAGAGGGAGCATTAGGAGTATATGCATACAAAGGAAGAAATTATGGTGTACCACGCGATATGGGTATGGTTGGTTTTTGGTATAATAAAGAATTGTTTGCCCGGGCGGGCATTGATAGTCCCCCTGAAACCTGGTCTGAGTTGTTTGATACTATTCAAAAATTAAAAGATGCCGATATTATTCCTATTGCTTTAGGTGAAGGAGACAAATGGACAGGTGCCTTCTACTGGGAATATCTGGCAGCACGTATCGGTGGAGAAGAAGCATTTGTAAAAGCGGCTACCAGGGAAGGTTCTTTTACTGATCCTGCATTTATAGAAGCAGGAGAAAAATTGTTGGAGTTAGTAGATGCTGAACCTTTCCAGTTTGGTTTCCTGGGAGCTACCTGGGCTGATGAAGCTACTCTTATGGGTAATAGCGAAGCAGCTATGGACCTTATGGGACAATGGGCTCCCGGATCATTCAAAGAAAACAGTATTGATGGATTAGGATTAGGTGATAAAGTAGGATGGTTTAAATTCCCAATGGTTGAAGGAGGAGCAGGTCACGCTGATGATGCGTTAGGTGGAGGCAATGGATTTGTCGTTGGAAAGGATGCACCTGAAGAAGCTATTGACTTTTTAAGGTTTATCAGTAGTGTGGAATCACAGATTGAACAGGCCAAAATTGGTCTTTCAGTACCGGTAGTAAAAGGTGCTGAAGCAGGGCTGACTGATCCGACTCTAAAGCTTGTTCAACAGGGTGCGGCAGATGCCAAATATTTCCAGCTGTACTATGATCAATATCTACCTCCGGCAACAGGTTCTGTGGTTAATGATGCTGTTCAGGGATTATTTGCAGGAACAATGACTCCAGAAGAAACAGCTCAGATGGTTGAAGATTCAGCGGATAGAGAAATAAAATAG
- a CDS encoding sugar ABC transporter permease yields the protein MNTKGSKEDKNIKLLPQTNTFTWQLQNNMTIILFLLPAFILLSMFLVYPIFRSAYYSLFNWKGFGPAVDYIGIENYTRLLTDKIFLKAVKNGILIVIFSLVIQLPIAMGLALIVGRDIPGKAFFRAIFFMPYILSEVITAIMWLILYNPNPRRGFLNAIINIIPSLEPQAWLADTRLVLPAIFVVLTWKYVGFHMLLYITGLQNIPRDIEEAALIDGVNSRQMVTHITLPLLAGTIKTSIYLSIIGSLQVYALVWIMTRGGPVNASEVMSTYMYRYSFVRFELGYGSAVAIIMLLISLTFSIIYLRLTRNTENVS from the coding sequence ATGAATACAAAAGGCTCAAAAGAAGATAAAAACATAAAGCTATTACCACAGACCAATACCTTTACCTGGCAACTTCAAAATAATATGACTATTATATTGTTTTTACTACCAGCATTTATATTATTATCCATGTTCCTTGTTTATCCAATATTTCGCTCTGCTTATTATAGTTTGTTTAATTGGAAAGGTTTTGGCCCCGCAGTTGATTATATAGGGATAGAGAACTATACACGTTTACTGACTGATAAAATATTTTTAAAAGCAGTTAAAAATGGAATATTAATTGTAATATTTTCTTTGGTAATCCAGCTTCCAATAGCGATGGGGCTTGCTCTTATTGTTGGAAGAGATATCCCGGGAAAGGCTTTTTTCCGGGCAATTTTTTTTATGCCCTATATTCTATCGGAAGTTATTACCGCAATTATGTGGTTAATTCTGTATAATCCTAATCCAAGACGAGGATTTCTGAATGCAATTATTAATATTATTCCTAGCTTGGAACCTCAGGCCTGGTTGGCAGACACCAGACTGGTGCTGCCGGCAATCTTTGTTGTATTAACCTGGAAATATGTTGGATTTCATATGCTTTTATATATAACAGGCTTGCAAAATATTCCGAGAGACATTGAAGAAGCTGCTTTGATTGACGGTGTAAATAGCCGTCAGATGGTCACTCATATCACTTTACCATTATTAGCCGGAACGATAAAGACCTCTATATATCTATCGATTATTGGTTCATTACAGGTGTATGCTTTAGTCTGGATTATGACCAGAGGAGGTCCGGTTAATGCCAGTGAGGTGATGTCCACATATATGTATCGTTATAGTTTTGTTCGATTTGAGCTAGGGTATGGTTCCGCAGTAGCAATCATTATGCTGCTTATTTCTTTAACTTTTTCCATAATTTATTTAAGACTTACCAGAAACACGGAAAACGTATCTTAA
- a CDS encoding carbohydrate ABC transporter permease, which produces MKHNSKNKKNKSPMIFKYIILTIAAIFILFPIAMIIFGTLKTRGEFMTVPYTLPIPPNWGNIKRVLTMPIFWYMMRNSILVMIVTTVGVVVVASLSAFVFSRIEFRMKNMLFNFFTLGLMFPVTVAILPIYLIIRQLNLINSLTGVILVQTAFQLSISIVILRNFFMSVPFELQDAASIDGCNNLGFFWCVLLPLARPSLATVAALTIVTSWNDLLVPLVLIDQEKLWTLPLGTMQFQGQYGMDLSLVSAFLLLSAIPAIIFYIFAERQLVSGLTAGALKG; this is translated from the coding sequence ATGAAACATAACTCAAAAAATAAAAAGAATAAATCACCGATGATTTTTAAATATATCATCCTTACAATTGCCGCAATATTTATATTATTTCCCATAGCAATGATTATATTTGGAACTTTAAAGACCCGTGGTGAGTTTATGACAGTCCCCTATACACTACCAATTCCACCTAATTGGGGCAATATAAAAAGAGTTTTAACAATGCCGATATTTTGGTATATGATGCGTAACAGCATATTAGTGATGATTGTAACTACTGTTGGAGTCGTTGTTGTCGCCAGCTTGTCGGCTTTTGTATTTTCCCGGATAGAATTCCGAATGAAGAATATGTTGTTTAACTTTTTTACACTTGGCTTAATGTTTCCAGTAACTGTAGCAATTTTACCAATATACCTGATAATACGACAGTTGAATTTAATCAATAGTCTTACAGGTGTGATTTTAGTACAGACAGCATTCCAGCTTTCTATTTCTATTGTGATACTGCGGAATTTCTTTATGTCTGTCCCGTTTGAACTTCAGGATGCTGCCAGCATAGACGGATGCAATAATCTTGGGTTTTTTTGGTGTGTACTATTGCCTCTTGCCAGACCTTCTCTTGCAACAGTTGCAGCTTTAACCATAGTGACCAGCTGGAATGATCTTTTAGTGCCACTGGTTTTAATAGACCAGGAAAAGTTGTGGACTCTTCCCTTAGGGACAATGCAATTTCAGGGTCAATATGGAATGGATTTATCACTGGTATCTGCCTTTCTGCTATTGTCCGCTATTCCTGCGATAATCTTTTATATATTTGCAGAACGGCAGTTAGTTTCAGGTTTAACTGCGGGGGCTTTAAAAGGATAG
- a CDS encoding glycoside hydrolase family 3 N-terminal domain-containing protein yields MTEGFKKYNNDIHPRTYLDKDKPVSKRVKSLLSLMNLDEKIAQLGSLWIYEILEKKEFSEKKADTLMKSGIGQITRLGGASNFSPEESARTANRIQKYLLEKTRLGIPAIIHEESCSGYMAKGATCFPQIIGVASTWEPDLVEKMSRVIKEQMRAVGAHQALAPVLDIARDARWGRTEETFGEDPYLTSIMGLSYIRGIQDNNWKTGVMATAKHFVGYGVSEGGMNWAPPHIPYRELREIFLKPFEIAVKEAKVAAIMPGYHELDGVPCHNSIELLKDILRGEWGFEGLIVSDYFAINMLKEYHLVSSDKEEAAIQAIKAGVDVDLPSTDCYGTPLKNALEKQLFDESLIDRSVTKILKMKFLMGLFENPYIDEKATVTKFDTPEQRDLAYRIACKSIVLLKNDNNTLPIRDIKSLAVIGPNANSTRNIIGDYAYPCHIESLLEMKEGKQDFDTPVPDNVEMEDNFVSIKSILEVIKERFNNSIAVNYAKGCEVTGDSREGFSEAIEVAKESDLAVIAVGGKSGIINDCTSGETRDRATLNLTGVQEELIKEIYNTGTPVVVVLVNGRPLSINWVYEKIPAILESWLPGEEGAKAIVDVLFGDYNPGGKLPISFPRSAGQVPVYYNHKPSGGRSHWKGDYVEMSSKPLLPFGHGLSYTNFEYSNMVITPRTVSLDSKVKMSVVVKNIGSSTGDEVVQLYVHNRQSTITRPLKELKGFKRITLKPGEKKTVNFILLSEQLGFYNKELKYIVEPSTIKVMIGSSSEDIRLVGEYKITKERDNVN; encoded by the coding sequence ATGACTGAGGGATTTAAAAAGTATAATAATGACATTCACCCCAGGACATACCTTGATAAGGATAAACCGGTTTCTAAGAGAGTAAAAAGTCTTTTATCGCTTATGAATCTGGATGAAAAAATAGCCCAACTTGGTAGTTTGTGGATATATGAGATTTTAGAAAAAAAAGAATTTTCTGAAAAAAAAGCAGATACCCTGATGAAAAGTGGTATTGGACAGATTACAAGGCTTGGCGGAGCAAGTAATTTTAGTCCTGAAGAGTCCGCCAGAACAGCAAATCGGATACAAAAATATTTACTTGAGAAAACACGTCTGGGAATACCTGCGATTATTCATGAAGAATCATGCAGTGGTTATATGGCTAAAGGAGCAACCTGTTTTCCTCAGATTATAGGAGTAGCGAGTACCTGGGAGCCGGATTTGGTTGAAAAGATGAGTAGAGTTATTAAGGAACAAATGAGAGCAGTTGGTGCACATCAGGCACTTGCACCGGTTTTAGATATAGCCAGAGATGCTAGATGGGGCAGAACAGAGGAAACTTTTGGAGAAGACCCATACCTTACTTCGATAATGGGATTGTCCTATATCAGGGGAATTCAGGATAACAACTGGAAGACAGGGGTAATGGCAACTGCCAAACATTTTGTCGGTTATGGTGTTTCAGAAGGCGGCATGAATTGGGCACCTCCACATATTCCTTACCGGGAATTACGTGAAATATTTTTAAAACCCTTTGAAATTGCAGTAAAAGAGGCAAAAGTTGCTGCAATTATGCCGGGATACCATGAGCTGGATGGTGTACCATGTCATAATTCTATAGAATTACTCAAGGATATTTTAAGGGGTGAATGGGGATTTGAGGGATTAATTGTATCGGATTATTTTGCTATAAACATGCTAAAAGAATATCATCTGGTTTCATCAGATAAAGAGGAGGCAGCAATTCAAGCTATCAAGGCAGGTGTAGATGTAGATTTACCCAGTACTGATTGCTATGGAACTCCATTAAAAAATGCCCTGGAAAAACAATTGTTTGATGAATCTCTAATTGACAGATCTGTAACTAAAATACTTAAAATGAAATTTTTAATGGGCCTTTTCGAAAATCCATATATAGACGAGAAGGCAACCGTAACAAAATTTGATACACCGGAACAGCGGGATTTGGCCTACAGGATTGCCTGTAAATCAATTGTATTGTTAAAAAATGATAATAATACATTACCTATTAGAGATATTAAATCTTTAGCAGTGATAGGACCAAATGCAAACAGTACCAGGAATATCATAGGTGATTATGCTTATCCCTGTCATATTGAATCATTATTAGAGATGAAGGAGGGAAAGCAGGATTTTGATACACCTGTTCCCGATAACGTGGAAATGGAAGATAATTTTGTTTCAATAAAAAGTATTTTAGAGGTAATAAAAGAAAGATTTAATAATAGTATTGCAGTAAATTATGCCAAAGGATGTGAAGTTACAGGTGATTCAAGAGAAGGCTTTTCAGAGGCGATTGAGGTTGCAAAAGAATCAGATTTAGCGGTAATAGCAGTGGGAGGAAAATCAGGGATTATAAATGATTGTACCAGTGGAGAAACCAGAGATAGGGCCACTCTTAATCTTACCGGGGTACAGGAAGAACTTATAAAAGAGATTTATAATACAGGTACTCCGGTAGTTGTCGTACTTGTAAACGGAAGGCCTTTATCTATAAATTGGGTTTATGAAAAGATACCGGCAATATTAGAATCATGGTTACCTGGAGAAGAGGGGGCTAAGGCGATAGTTGATGTTCTTTTTGGGGATTATAACCCGGGAGGTAAATTACCTATTTCTTTTCCCAGGTCTGCAGGACAGGTACCTGTATATTATAACCACAAACCATCCGGTGGACGTTCCCACTGGAAAGGGGATTATGTTGAGATGAGTAGCAAGCCACTTTTGCCATTCGGTCATGGATTAAGTTATACCAATTTTGAGTATAGTAATATGGTTATTACACCAAGGACTGTGTCCCTGGATAGTAAGGTGAAAATGAGTGTTGTTGTAAAAAATATTGGTTCCAGTACCGGGGATGAAGTTGTACAGTTATATGTTCACAACAGACAAAGCACCATAACGAGACCATTAAAAGAATTGAAAGGATTTAAGAGAATTACTTTGAAACCCGGTGAAAAAAAGACAGTTAACTTCATTTTACTATCAGAACAACTTGGGTTCTATAATAAAGAATTAAAATATATTGTAGAACCGTCAACAATAAAGGTTATGATAGGAAGTTCTTCTGAAGATATCCGTTTAGTGGGTGAGTATAAAATTACCAAAGAAAGAGATAATGTTAATTAA
- a CDS encoding substrate-binding domain-containing protein has translation MKKFYISLLTITFLIVLSLSVFAADKPLIGLSFSDFTLERWVREAEEMTKLAESLGADVIVQEANLDPKIQNDQIENMVLQGADVILIVAEDGAAAATAVDAATEAGVKCIAYDRLIKSPNNAVYISFDNVEVGRAQARGVIAARDSGKFALLGGSPTDNNAVLVRQGQMEVLQPHIDSGQIEIVADQWVPNWDTAEALKIMENMLTATNNEIDAVVASNDSTALGAIEALRAQGLAGKVPISAQDATAAGCNAIAKGELTVSVYKDIRKLVPLSIEIAVKMAKGEAVEGLEEFSLAELTGENLQGTVPCRFLEVVGATKDNLYEVIVKSGYQSYDDVYKGVPEGERPPKI, from the coding sequence ATGAAAAAATTTTATATTAGTTTACTGACAATTACATTTTTAATTGTTTTGAGCCTGTCAGTTTTTGCTGCCGATAAACCTTTAATCGGTCTATCTTTTTCTGATTTTACCTTAGAAAGATGGGTAAGAGAAGCTGAAGAAATGACCAAACTTGCTGAGAGCTTAGGCGCTGATGTAATTGTTCAAGAAGCTAACCTTGATCCGAAGATACAGAATGATCAAATAGAGAATATGGTTTTACAGGGAGCAGATGTCATCCTGATTGTTGCAGAAGATGGTGCCGCGGCAGCAACAGCAGTAGATGCAGCAACAGAAGCAGGTGTGAAGTGTATTGCTTATGACCGTTTAATCAAGTCACCCAACAATGCAGTGTATATTTCGTTTGACAATGTGGAAGTCGGACGTGCCCAGGCAAGAGGGGTTATAGCTGCAAGAGATAGTGGCAAATTTGCCTTACTTGGTGGCAGCCCGACAGATAACAATGCTGTGCTTGTCAGACAGGGACAGATGGAAGTACTTCAACCCCATATTGATAGCGGACAGATTGAAATCGTTGCCGACCAATGGGTACCTAATTGGGATACAGCCGAAGCATTAAAGATTATGGAAAATATGTTGACTGCCACCAACAATGAAATTGATGCAGTTGTTGCTTCCAATGATTCAACGGCTCTGGGGGCTATTGAAGCTCTAAGAGCCCAGGGTCTGGCCGGTAAGGTCCCAATTTCTGCACAGGACGCCACGGCAGCCGGGTGTAATGCAATAGCTAAAGGAGAACTCACAGTAAGTGTATATAAAGACATAAGAAAACTTGTCCCTCTGTCAATTGAAATAGCAGTCAAAATGGCCAAAGGTGAAGCTGTAGAAGGCTTGGAAGAATTTTCATTAGCTGAGTTAACCGGAGAAAATCTACAAGGTACTGTACCTTGTAGATTCCTGGAAGTTGTCGGTGCAACTAAGGATAACCTTTATGAGGTAATTGTAAAAAGTGGATATCAGTCATACGACGATGTATATAAGGGTGTTCCTGAGGGAGAACGGCCCCCAAAAATTTAA
- the gguA gene encoding sugar ABC transporter ATP-binding protein — translation MKDDLILKIKNVTKDFPGVRALSDVSFNIKRGDIHGICGENGAGKSTLVKILAGVYPYNTYQGSIYFNEKELKFTSSSIEEAIKEGIATVYQELVLVPCLTAGENIFLGREPIDQRRVVNWNKLFTDTKEILAKYKLNVPLFAKLSTLSVGQQQMVEIAKALSREVKLLILDEPTSALTDSEANSLMEILKNLKNSGVTCIYISHRLDEFCKIADTITVLRDGQVVDTVRAIDSNEEKIIAMMVGREMKKRFPNKLSKPGKKILEVKDLSVFLKNKSVIKNVSFNLKKGEILGIAGLMGSGRTELVTALFGEYGNQITGDILLEGKSIKINSAEDAIKYGISLVPEDRKGKGLVLIQEIFKNISLPNLKQFSTRLNIDKYKELQECKKYADYLSIKTPSLFTITESLSGGNQQKVVIAKWLMSNPKILILDDPTRGIDVGTKYEIYNLINKLAEKGVGIIMISSELEEVLGISDRIMVMHEGQCAGILERKEATQEKIMALATNIKKINRYD, via the coding sequence TTGAAAGATGATTTGATTCTAAAAATAAAAAATGTAACAAAAGATTTTCCAGGTGTGAGGGCATTATCTGATGTTTCATTTAATATAAAAAGAGGAGATATTCATGGGATCTGTGGAGAAAATGGTGCCGGGAAATCAACTTTAGTAAAAATTTTAGCAGGAGTGTATCCTTATAATACTTACCAGGGAAGCATTTACTTCAATGAAAAAGAATTAAAATTTACATCTTCTTCAATTGAAGAAGCAATAAAAGAGGGAATTGCAACAGTATATCAAGAGCTAGTTCTTGTACCATGTTTAACGGCTGGTGAAAATATTTTTCTGGGAAGGGAGCCAATAGATCAGAGAAGAGTTGTTAATTGGAATAAACTATTTACAGATACAAAAGAAATTCTGGCAAAATATAAATTAAATGTTCCCCTTTTTGCAAAATTATCTACACTGAGTGTTGGACAGCAGCAGATGGTTGAAATTGCAAAAGCTTTGTCTCGTGAGGTTAAATTGTTAATTCTTGATGAACCTACCTCTGCCCTCACTGATTCTGAAGCAAATTCTTTAATGGAAATATTAAAAAATTTAAAAAATAGTGGAGTAACCTGTATTTATATTTCACACAGATTGGATGAATTTTGTAAAATTGCTGATACTATTACTGTGCTTAGAGACGGTCAGGTAGTTGATACAGTAAGAGCCATAGATTCTAACGAAGAGAAGATTATTGCCATGATGGTTGGAAGAGAAATGAAGAAGAGGTTTCCAAATAAACTATCTAAACCAGGTAAAAAAATCCTGGAAGTTAAAGATTTATCAGTATTTTTAAAAAATAAATCAGTAATTAAAAATGTCTCATTTAATTTAAAAAAAGGTGAAATACTGGGAATAGCAGGTTTAATGGGTTCTGGAAGAACTGAACTTGTAACAGCTTTATTTGGAGAGTATGGAAATCAGATCACTGGTGATATTTTGCTGGAAGGAAAATCTATCAAGATTAATTCGGCAGAAGATGCAATTAAATATGGAATAAGCCTTGTCCCGGAAGATAGAAAAGGAAAGGGATTGGTATTAATACAGGAAATTTTTAAAAACATTTCTTTGCCAAACCTCAAGCAATTTTCTACCAGATTAAATATCGATAAATACAAAGAATTACAAGAATGTAAAAAATATGCAGATTATCTATCAATTAAAACACCATCCCTTTTTACTATAACAGAATCGTTAAGTGGAGGAAATCAACAAAAGGTTGTTATTGCCAAATGGTTAATGTCAAACCCGAAAATCCTTATTTTAGATGATCCGACCAGAGGAATTGATGTAGGGACAAAATATGAGATATATAATCTCATAAATAAGCTTGCCGAAAAGGGTGTGGGAATAATTATGATATCTTCAGAGTTGGAGGAGGTGCTGGGGATAAGTGACAGAATTATGGTTATGCATGAAGGCCAGTGTGCTGGAATATTAGAGCGCAAAGAAGCTACCCAGGAAAAAATTATGGCGTTAGCCACAAATATTAAAAAAATAAACAGGTATGATTAA